A single region of the Corallococcus macrosporus genome encodes:
- a CDS encoding class I SAM-dependent methyltransferase, with protein MKTELDVRTYNREAWNGEVGRGNKWTLPVAPEVIAAARRGDWSVVLTPTKPVPRAWFGDLKGKDLLGLASAGGQQCPVFAAAGARVTVFDNSPAQLAQDRKVAEREGLEMKYVEGDMRDLSAFADGSFDLIFHPCSNCFAEEIRSVWREAFRVLRPGGVLLSGICNPVRYLFDPAEEEKGVMRLKYPMPYSDFTSLTDEERRRYMDKDEPMCVGHSLEDQLGGQLDAGFVLTHLFEDKYEGTKDLLSTFLSTFMATRALKPASRL; from the coding sequence ATGAAGACTGAACTGGACGTGCGGACGTACAACCGCGAGGCGTGGAACGGCGAGGTGGGCCGGGGCAACAAGTGGACGCTGCCGGTGGCCCCGGAGGTCATCGCCGCCGCGCGACGGGGTGACTGGAGCGTGGTGCTCACCCCGACGAAGCCCGTGCCGCGCGCGTGGTTCGGGGACCTGAAGGGCAAGGACCTGCTGGGCCTGGCGAGCGCGGGCGGTCAGCAGTGCCCGGTGTTCGCGGCGGCGGGAGCGCGCGTCACCGTGTTCGACAACTCGCCCGCGCAGCTGGCGCAGGACCGGAAGGTCGCCGAGCGCGAGGGCCTGGAGATGAAGTACGTGGAGGGCGACATGCGGGACCTGTCCGCGTTCGCCGACGGGAGCTTCGACCTCATCTTCCACCCGTGCTCCAACTGCTTCGCGGAGGAGATCCGCTCCGTGTGGCGCGAGGCCTTCCGCGTGCTGCGTCCAGGAGGCGTGCTCCTGTCCGGCATCTGCAACCCGGTGCGCTACCTCTTCGATCCGGCCGAGGAGGAGAAGGGCGTGATGCGGCTGAAGTACCCGATGCCGTACTCCGACTTCACCAGCCTCACGGACGAGGAGCGCCGCCGCTACATGGACAAGGACGAGCCCATGTGCGTGGGACACTCGCTGGAGGATCAGCTGGGCGGACAGCTGGACGCGGGCTTCGTGCTCACGCACCTGTTCGAGGACAAGTACGAGGGGACGAAGGACCTGCTCTCCACGTTCCTGTCCACCTTCATGGCCACGCGTGCCCTGAAGCCCGCCTCGCGGCTGTGA